The Geomonas agri genome contains the following window.
CGGGGGCGGGGCCGACAGTCTGGAAGGCGGCACGCAGCACGTCGCCGGTGGTGCCGGTGGCGCCGGCCACCTCGCCGTCGGCGTCGCCTTCACGCACCATCATGCCGGCGAAGTAGAGGTTATCCTGCGCTGTCAGCATCTCCTGGGCCTGCTGCGGGGTGAGCCCCTTGGATTTCCTCAGTTCCACGAGTTTCGCGACGTAGCCGTCGAGCTTGGGCGAAGTGGCGGGGTCGACCAGCTCCACGCCAGCCAGGTTGATCCCCTTGGCGGCGGCAGCGGCCTGGATCGCGTCCGGCTTGCCCAAAAGCACGATTTTGGCCAAACCTTGTTCCACGATCTGCTGGGCGGCGAAGAGCATCCGCTCGTCGTAGCTCTCCGGTAAGACCACCGTCTTGAGTTTCGATTTCGCCTTCTCGTGAATCTGCTTAACCAACGGCATGAGCATTCCTCCGTAATTGAATTATAAAACCGTGTTAGTTGTATAACCCAGCAGGCGGGATCGGTCAATAAAAAAGCCGTCTTGGACAGTCAGCGCGGGAGCGGGGTACCGCACTCCTCGGGGTCTCCCTGCAGCTTGGCGACCGCGTGCGGAACGGCGGCCCAGACGAAGCCGATGTTCTCGGTTGCGCCCTTGGGGCTACCGGGAAGGTTGATGATCAGGGCGTTTTTGCGGATGCCGGCGACGGCGCGGGAGATGATGGCGTGCGGGGTCTTCTTGAGGCTTTCCATACGCATCACCTCGCCGAAGCCGGGGAGCAGGCGTTCCACCACGCGCTCCGTTGCTTCCGGGGTGACGTCACGCGGCGAGACGCCGGTGCCGCCGGTGGTGAGGATGAGGTCGTAGAGGCCGCTGTCGGCCCACTCGGTGAGCTTTGCCGAGATGAGGGCGCCCTCGTCGGGGATAACGTCGGTGCAGGCAACGGTGACGCCGCGTTCCTCGAGCCAGGCCCGAAGCGCCGGGCCGCTGCCGTCGGCACGCTCCCCGGTGGAACAGCGGTCGCTGAGGGTGAGAATGGCTGCTCGCATGGTGGTGTTTCTCCTTTAGTCCTCGCGCTTGAAGACGCCGCTCTTGCCGCCTTCCTTGTAGTGCAGCTTGACGTCCGAGATGACGATGCCCTTGTCGGTTCCCTTGCACATGTCGTACACGGTGAGGGCGGCAACGGTGGCGGAGGTCATTGCTTCCATCTCTACGCCGGTTCGCTCGAAGGCGCGCACGGTGGCCATGACGCCGATGGTTCCCTTCGCCTCGTCGACCTCGAACTCGATGGCGACGTGGTGGATGGCGAGCGGGTGGGAGAGGGGAATCAGGTCCGGGGTCTTCTTGGCTCCGGCGATACCGGCCAGGCGGGCCACGCCGAGGACATCGCCCTTGGCCATCTTGCCGGAGATGATGGCCTGCACGGTCTCGGGTTTGAGGGTAAGGACGGCGCCCGCTACCGCGGTGCGCATGGTCGGGGTCTTCTGGCTCACGTCCACCATGATGGCGTTACCGCTGGCGTCGAAGTGGTTGAACGACATGTTAAACCTCCATTTCCAAGGTGGGATCGAGCAGGTGTAAATCTACTTCCGCGCCGGCGGCGAACTCGGTCGCCTCGGCGGGCAGGATGGCTAGGGCGTTGCAGCGCAGCATGGTTTTCAATAT
Protein-coding sequences here:
- a CDS encoding MogA/MoaB family molybdenum cofactor biosynthesis protein, producing MRAAILTLSDRCSTGERADGSGPALRAWLEERGVTVACTDVIPDEGALISAKLTEWADSGLYDLILTTGGTGVSPRDVTPEATERVVERLLPGFGEVMRMESLKKTPHAIISRAVAGIRKNALIINLPGSPKGATENIGFVWAAVPHAVAKLQGDPEECGTPLPR
- the moaC gene encoding cyclic pyranopterin monophosphate synthase MoaC, with the protein product MSFNHFDASGNAIMVDVSQKTPTMRTAVAGAVLTLKPETVQAIISGKMAKGDVLGVARLAGIAGAKKTPDLIPLSHPLAIHHVAIEFEVDEAKGTIGVMATVRAFERTGVEMEAMTSATVAALTVYDMCKGTDKGIVISDVKLHYKEGGKSGVFKRED